One Brassica napus cultivar Da-Ae chromosome A5, Da-Ae, whole genome shotgun sequence DNA window includes the following coding sequences:
- the LOC125609611 gene encoding precursor of CEP14-like: MARVMIIFLVLVLMTFSPYNPSLVTSRNLLEIKRHQVLLTAREKEKSHMTEVAKSKLTVGRFLISAPSPGVGHAGGGR, from the coding sequence aTGGCTCGTGTAATGATAATTTTCCTCGTTCTAGTCCTCATGACCTTCTCGCCTTATAATCCGTCCCTGGTCACGTCAAGAAATCTATTAGAGATAAAGAGACATCAAGTGCTGTTAACAGCGAGGGAGAAGGAGAAAAGCCACATGACTGAGGTGGCCAAATCCAAACTTACTGTTGGTCGGTTTCTGATATCGGCTCCTAGCCCCGGTGTTGGACATGCTGGTGGTGGCCGTTGA